From the Quercus lobata isolate SW786 chromosome 6, ValleyOak3.0 Primary Assembly, whole genome shotgun sequence genome, one window contains:
- the LOC115950772 gene encoding GTP-binding protein At2g22870, which yields MLVRNRILSLQLASLINPSSSLLPFPKPTLSFPTRYLSHWTLRNPTHRHVSASASKTTQTRQISDAARFVRTVLFVPPGVDPDEVTEDMVLPGSNIVIGPYAGESRIKEVEFVKSSGKAKECPKDHRPEFAILGRSNVGKSSLINALVRKKEVALTSKKPGKTQLINHFLVNKSWYIVDLPGYGFAKAPDAARMDWSSFTKGYFLNRDTLVAVLLLVDASVPPQKIDLDCANWLGRNNIPITLVFTKCDKMKASKGKRPDENIRDFQQVIRQNYKVHPPWIMTSSVTGLGRDDLLLHMSQLRNYWDQ from the exons atgttagtgaGGAATAGAATCCTGAGTCTCCAACTCGCTTCTCTCATaaacccttcttcttctttactaccaTTTCCTAAACCCACACTCTCTTTCCCAACCCGATATCTCTCCCACTGGACCCTCCGCAACCCGACCCACCGCCATGTCTCAGCTTCAGCCTCTAAGACTACCCAGACCCGACAAATCTCCGACGCCGCCCGGTTCGTCCGGACCGTCCTGTTCGTTCCGCCCGGGGTCGACCCGGACGAGGTGACAGAGGACATGGTCCTGCCCGGCTCCAACATCGTTATCGGACCCTACGCGGGTGAGTCTCGGATCAAGGAGGTGGAGTTCGTGAAGAGCAGTGGGAAAGCCAAGGAGTGTCCCAAAGATCACCGGCCCGAGTTTGCGATTCTGGGTCGGTCTAATGTTGGCAAGTCTTCGCTTATCAATGCTCTGGTTCGCAAGAAGGAAGTTGCTCTTACATCTAAGAAGccag GAAAGACTCAGCTTATTAATCATTTCTTGGTGAATAAGAGCTGGTATATTGTGGATTTGCCTGGTTATGG ATTTGCTAAAGCCCCAGATGCTGCTAGAATGGATTGGTCCTCATTCACCAAAGGCTACTTTTTGAACAGAGATACTCTTGTTGCTGTCCTACTTCTCGTTGATGCAAGTGTTCCACCTCAGAAGATTGACTTAGACTGTGCTAATTGGCTTGGACGCAACAAT ATACCAATTACCCTTGTTTTTACGAAGTGTGACAAAATGAAGGCAAGCAAAGGAAAAAGGCCTGATGAGAACATCAGGGATTTTCAACAAGTGATCAGACAAAACTACAAGGTACATCCCCCATGGATCATGACTAGCAGTGTTACTGGTCTGGGCAGAGATGACCTTCTTCTACATATGTCACAGCTAAGGAACTACTGGGATCAATAG
- the LOC115993677 gene encoding uncharacterized protein LOC115993677, whose protein sequence is MEAYSSSSSSSTYLSQKFQETKSAKLPHPFNSSLHTVKKTPTKPWKKPVAPLPPTPPRIYKVDPINFRDLVQKLTGATEFQSKQRLQSVAPPPLNVANSTQPLMCNRNISVPPQLHHSTSKPPLSAVVYQDLTSREMKPQKISDSEEAAFSLGMSLSPSSLNWCSYPLMSPGTLSSLEQSTVL, encoded by the coding sequence ATGGAAGcctattcttcttcttcgtccTCATCCACTTATCTGtcacaaaaatttcaagaaacaaAGAGTGCAAAACTCCCACACCCCTTTAATTCTTCACTCCATACGGTTAAAAAGACACCCACAAAGCCATGGAAGAAGCCTGTGGCTCCACTTCCACCAACACCACCTAGAATATACAAGGTAGACCCTATCAACTTCAGGGACCTTGTTCAAAAGCTCACTGGTGCAACCGAGTTTCAGTCTAAGCAGCGTCTTCAAAGCGTTGCGCCTCCACCACTCAACGTCGCCAATTCCACTCAACCATTAATGTGTAACAGAAACATTTCTGTGCCTCCACAACTCCACCATTCCACATCGAAACCACCATTGTCTGCAGTAGTGTACCAGGACTTAACATCTCGGGAAATGAAACCCCAGAAAATATCTGATAGTGAAGAGGCTGCGTTTTCGCTTGGGATGAGTCTGTCGCCTTCTTCCCTTAATTGGTGTTCTTACCCTCTTATGAGTCCAGGAACTCTTTCCAGTTTGGAACAAAGCACGGTTCTTTAG